One segment of Megachile rotundata isolate GNS110a chromosome 6, iyMegRotu1, whole genome shotgun sequence DNA contains the following:
- the LOC100879421 gene encoding uncharacterized protein LOC100879421, with the protein MDPEFLSRLIPQNKEHVRPACKKCGYAGHLTYQCRNFIKVDPNKEIVLDVSSTSSDSDENYVTPLTELREKELKKKLQESKKKHKEKKSKKSKKRKKSESSDDESESKVSDDESKKHKHKKKKTKSKHKKRKKHKKDSTSDSDSNDYKR; encoded by the coding sequence ATGGATCCAGAGTTTCTTTCTAGATTGATTCCACAAAATAAAGAGCATGTGCGTCCAGCATGCAAAAAGTGTGGATATGCTGGACATCTGACATATCAATGCCGTAATTTTATAAAGGTTGACCCAAACAAAGAAATTGTTTTAGATGTTAGTAGTACAAGTTCCGATAGTGATGAAAATTATGTTACTCCATTGACTGAATTACGCGAGAAGGAATTAAAAAAGAAGCTTCAAGAATCTAAGAAGAAACACAAGGAGAAAAAGAGTAAAAAGTCCAAGAAACGTAAGAAGTCagaatcaagcgatgacgaatCAGAATCTAAAGTTTCTGATGATGAGAGCAAGAAACATaaacataaaaagaaaaagacaaAGTCAAAGCACAAGAAACGTAAGAAACATAAAAAGGATAGTACATCAGATAGTGATTCTAATGATTATAAAAGatga
- the LOC100879532 gene encoding nitric oxide synthase-interacting protein homolog codes for MTRHARNCTAGAVYTYHEKKKDAAASGYGTNTQRVGKDSVKDFDCCCLTLQPCRNPVITKDGYLFDKEAILEYVLTKKKEYARKLKEYEKQKQQQEEQSHEKTANEELQKLQQFLKGEKTIVLKSQATASESTSSVSNMSNGKDKVLPSFWIPSKTPEAKETILQKPDKTIYCPISGKPLKIKDLIPIKFTEIKDPDDKKSLIVKQARYMCPITHDVLSNSVPCAVIRTTGDVVTLECVEKIIKKDWINPLDSTKLTEKDIIILQRGGTGYSAVNNCLEGKHERPVLQA; via the exons ATGACACGACACGCCAGGAACTGTACAGCTGGTGCTGTTTATACTTATCACGAAAAGAAGAAAGACGCTGCAGCCTCAGGTTATGGAACAAATACACAAAGAGTGGGAAAAGATTCTGTTAAAGATTTTGACTGTTGTTGTCTTACATTACAACCTTGTAGAAACCCTGTCATAAC AAAAGATGGCTATTTATTTGATAAAGAAGCAATATTAGAATATGTGTTGACTAAAAAGAAGGAATATGCAAGGAAACTGAAAGAGTATGAGAAACAAAAACAGCAACAAGAA GAACAATCTCATGAGAAAACTGCTAATGAAGAGTTACAAAAGTTGCAACAATTTTTAAAGGGAGAGAAAACTATTGTCTTAAAAAGTCAAGCGACAGCTAGTGAATCAACTTCTTCGGTTTCTAATATGAGCAATGGCAAAGATAAAGTGTTACCAAGTTTTTGGATTCCTTCTAAAACACCAGAAGCAAAAGAAACTATATTACAGAAACCagataaaacaatttattgtcCAATTAGTGGAAAACCACTAAAAATAAAAGACCTTATTCCTATAAAATTCACTGAAATAAAAGATCCAGATGACAAAAAATCTCTTATTGTTAAACAGGCTCGATACATGTGTCCAATTACTCATGATGTTTTAAGCAACAGTGTTCCATGCGCAGTTATAAGAACAAC TGGAGATGTAGTGACATTGGAGTGTGtagaaaaaatcattaaaaaagaCTGGATTAATCCTTTGGATAGTACAAAATTAACAGAGaaagatattataattttacagaGG ggTGGTACTGGATATTCAGCCGTTAATAACTGTTTAGAAGGAAAACACGAAAGACCAGTATTACAAGCATAA